Genomic window (Oenanthe melanoleuca isolate GR-GAL-2019-014 chromosome 1A, OMel1.0, whole genome shotgun sequence):
GGTACATGGTGGGTGAGGTGTTTGTCCTGTGAGGAGTAGCTTGTCCTCATGCTTACCCCAATGTGATATTACTGCTCTGTTGTGGGGCACTCAGAGGGCAAGCTGTCCTGGTGGAGGCCATTGAGCCCCTCTCCACATTTTGCTTCTCTGTACAGGGATGAAGGAATTTGGATGGGAGGTTTTGTTACATTGCTAAAGTTACTTTTCatttctgacttttttcttGTATTAAGAAACCTTCATATCTTGGTGGTTAGGAAGGATCTTAGATGCACTTGAAGtgcagcagtggggctgcatgAATAAGATAGTCATGGACATGGAAGACAAAATCCTCTGGTTACAATGGAGCTTTGACTTTTCTCCAGGTTTACCTACACTGATGTTTGTCACATGTGTTAGGAGTGAGGTTCCATGGCTTGAGGAGGGTTGGTTGAGTAATGAAAACCTCCTGTCACTGATATGTCAAATGTGGGAATTCCCATAGCATGCATACCTTTCCTTTGGTTTCCACTCATGGTGTCAATGATAGATGTCTAGGAAATGTGGCAGTGTCCCTCTCACACATTGGAGATTGAAATGAAAAGATACAGTCCACAGAAAACAGGAACAAAGTAAGAATCTAGGAGACCCCAGTGGGTAATAGGGAGAAGATGGACAAAGGAAGTGCCTTGTTGCTCATTTTGAGAAAAAGGTTTGTTGAAATTAAAAACTTCTGTTACTGAAACGGCTCAGTTTCCCCTTCTGTGCGGGATAAGGCTTGGTTGATGCCCTTCATCTATCAGAATACAGACCTGCCTGGGGAAACGACGTCTTACAGGGATGCTGTGGAAGAGGTGCTCTGCTCACCCGCCTTGGCTGATGGGGCTACGGGATGGTCTCTTagctctgggctggaagggCGGTGGGGGCTCAGCCAGGATCCCGGGGGAAGTGGACACTCTACGTGTCCCATAGGGATGAGGAGGCTTCTTCCAGGTCACGAGTGACCCCCTCCACTACAGCCTCAGTCCCCGCTGAGCCCCCAGTCCCTCCGAGTGCCCGGCGGTGCGTGGCCGGTGGCGgtgccggggcggggcgggggctcAGGAAGTGACAcggcggggcggagcggcggcggcagcagcagcggcggcagcagcagcatggcagcGCGGCTGGCGTGAGCGCCGGCCCCGGCACCTGGCACCCGGCCCGCAGGTGGGGACCGCCCGGGAGCCATCCCCGCCCCgggggggcaggagggaagggcgggagcagccctgggggaaggGGCGGAGGTGGCCGGTGCTCCCCGAGCGAGACCCGGGAGGGGCCGTACGTGCCGGGCAGCCGGGGCGGCCGATGAGCGGGGCGGGCAGTGCGACCCAGCGCAGCTCCCTGGACCCTGGGTTaaagggctgtgcccagggctctgcctgcctaGCCGCCTGCTCGCCCCGCTCCTCGCCCCGCGGTTCCTGGGAGCTGCCGGGCCCTCCGAGGGTTCGCATCCTCCCATGTGCCGCCTGCTACGTCCGCTTGACATGGCTTCGGGTGGGTTTCCCGCAGCGCGGCCCGGGTAGGCTCGGCTAGTCCCCTGTGCACTCCACCGTCCCTGTGTGAATGCCTTTACTTTCAGCTTGCGGGAGAATCCCCATCTCCCCGTGCCAGCGGCCACCCGAGCTCCGCAGGGTGCTTCTTGACCCCCTCCGACACGACGGGAGGCACGAGGGTGGGCTGGGATGGACCCATTCCTGCTGgaaatcacagcagaaaatcGGGGCTCCCGAACTCTGTGGTACGCGATCTTCTGGGCTTGGTGGTTGGGAGACTTTGGAGACGAGCAGGTGTAAATGGCCAGTGCTGTTTGAATTGAAGCAGCTGGTCCTGTAAGCCCCGTATCGATATGTCCTCCTAGAGGAGTCTGAGCAGTGGTGTTTCACTTCTGAAGCTTTTGGTTCACCTGTATCAAGAGATTAATCCTCATCTGGTTGTTGGAGGAGCGCCTTGGGAATGGATTCGTGGGGCAGGGAGTtttcattccttgttttgcCACAGCATGGTCCTGGTGAAGAATGACGTTTTTCCCCCTATATTTCAGTGCCtgcagaggggaaatggggggaggggggggtcATGCAAATGTTTCTTCTGGGAACCAAAGCGTTGCAGCATGGCTCTGCCTTGCTAGCTCATTAAGGGAATAAATCTCAGGGATGCTTGATTCAGATGGGGCTCCTGCAGGAAAATTTATAAAGtaattgaaaacattttaatgggAAGTACTAACCATCTATTACATGGCATCTGTTGTCATGTCTTTGAAAAAACGCATCTAAATTAAGAGGTTGGGAGACAGTGAGACAGACTGGTGGGCTTGCTGTTGAAACAGccagctggccagggctgcaAGGCAATGTTGGTGGAAACTCCTTTCCATCTGTAGCATCAGGCCAGGCCCTGCTCCCTGGACTGCTCTGGGAGCATCAGGCAGAGCTGTCTTTGGCAGAAATCAAttcagggaagagcagggagggaggagaggagtAGATCCGCAGTATTTCTGTCTCATCTCATCCCTCAGCGGGTGTGAAGATGAGAGTTTGTGGGGAAAGCATGGAGGAACATCTGCAAGGAGGTTTGGTATGTCGTTACATAGTGTGGCCTGGAGAGGAAGGAATGTCCTCTGCTGTTAAAATGGAGTGAAATTGCCAgggcagtgaaagaaaataaatctgaggTGGTCCCACATGGCATCAGCAGCCCCACTTCCCTGTGGCTGAGAGAAACAAGTGGGCCCCTGCTTCATTTTCACAGCATGTTTTAGCCCTGATGGACAATGGCAAATAAATAGCTTTGGTGTGAGAATGAGTCCCAGCAGATCAGATGAAAAGGTGATGGGCTTCCAGCATGGCGTGGTTCTCTGGTCCTCTACTTCTGACTTTGTCCCATGGGACAATCTTTAGGGCAGGTGTAGGAGGATCTGAACACATTTGCATTGAAAACATTGACCATCTCTACCCCAGCATCTGCTGTTGTGTCTCTGAAGAAGCGCATCACTGTTTCAAGACTCGGAAGCAGCCAGGCAAGCTGCTGGAccttgtgctgcagcaactGGCTggtcagcagctgcttcagccaagagctgtgctttgctctgctgctgccttgaacaggtttttttgcagCTCATCTTCCCACTTGTAGCACCTGTGGAATATCCTCCAGCCACCCAACTCCAGTGTTGGAAATGGGGAATACAGCAGCTGCTGACCTAATCAGGCATGCTGGGACTGCCACAGGCAGCATAGCAGATCTGTTGTGGGCAGCATTTCTGTTCTTTGCCTTCCAGCCTGGTCTGGAGGCCACTGGCTACCTCCAGTGTCTCTTTCCAGTTCTCCATGAGCATGGCAAATAGCCAGCCTAGTCCTTATGGTGGTATGTCTGATCCCAGGGGCAGACAAGAGCCTGGGTCCCAGGGCAGTCACTCTTTGTGCTTTTGCATTGCTGTACTTCCTCCTCCCCGAGAGCTTGGGAAAtagtgagcagctgtggggggctctgcagagggaagacCTGTGCCACCTTGCTGAGCCAGGCCCTGGGTCCTTGGTCATGGTTTTTGGCAGGATGAAGCAGTCTCTTGGAAACTGACCAGGCTGGTAGGTCCAAAAGAACATCTGTTTGCCTGGACTGGAGAATTTTCCTCACAGCCTTGGCTTGTTGGTGTGCTTTGGAAGAGCTGGAATATGGCTTAAGACTCACACCACACCACAGTGGGAAGAGGGGACAGATCTCAAGCCTGGCATGGGGatttgtgctgctgtcctgaCTCTGCGCCATGTCAGAAACATGGGGTGTGTTGCTGAGCCcacaccaggagcagccaggtTTTCTTCAGTAATTCTGGTTGTATTTACTCTGGGCTGTTCCTTTCCAGGGGTATTGCCTTTTACAAAgtagaacagaaaaatatttcagagggtTTCTCATGTTTGTCTGACACTGTTCCCCTGCCTTTGCCAGGGGTATGAAGATGCTTGGCTtggccatggcaggaggtgcATGGTGGGAACTACTGCTGATTCTTGCAggactgggagagctgctggtgctgcctgctTTGCTTATTTCATGGGTTTGGAgttgaaaaaattatatttgttaaaaaaagaaaagcaacaagaaaAGAACAAGTGATTTGGTGTTAGGGCATTACAGAGACAGGTTTGGCTGGGCAGGCAAACAGACTCAAGAGGGCAGGAGGACTCAAGGCTGCTCTGCCTCGCAAACCCAGGAAAAAGCTAGCTGTTGTTTTTGGAAGAAGGGGTAGAACCTAATTTTTCTGCTGGATCAGTGCTGGGTCAGATGCCTGGGGGCTGACAGTACAGGCAGGTAGAGAGAAGAGGGAGACCAGGATTTCACTTGCAGGGGAGAGCAGGCTGGCTGCAGCATCAAcatgtggctctgctctggccacTGTATCCCTCAGACCTCTCATGGGGACAAGGGAGAGGTGGGCAGGGACCTGGTGCCAAGGGCAGTGTGCCATCTGTTCTTGTCATTGTGTGACTTCTCCTTTTTGGTAAATCTCCTCACTGATCGTTGGTTTTATTggtctgttttctttcaggctGCAGAGGCCAACATGGATTTTCTCATCATCTGCCCCTTTCTGCTGGCATTgttgctgtcccagggcagcttCACAGACCTGGAGAAACAGAGAGTAGACTCTGGCTTGGAAATCTGTATCCTCTGCAGCCTTCCCCTCATGACCACGTATGCATTAATGGCTATGGAGACTGGAGGGAGCACATGCACAGGGAAAGGGTCAGAGACCATGGAAAGGGcacaaggaaatggaaaagagaggaTCCAGAAACACTGGGAAGTTGCTGCTTTGTCGTTCTGCAGATGGGCTTTAGCCAAGCTGCTGGGTTTGCTAACCAAGTGCCTGGCTTGGTGTAGGAGCAGAAATGGCAGTGATGCCTGGTGTTCTTTCCGCTCCAttgtgctgggcactgagcaCATTTCCCAGTCTGCTTTTGGAATTGGCATCTCCAGCCAGAAGGCAAAGCACACCTGCAAGTCTCAGTGCTTTGAGGTCACcagctgggatggtggaagaGGACTCCTGGGCTTGTGGCACCTAGTCTCCCCTGTGCCACAGGCACTTTTTGCCCATGAGGAGGTGGGCTAATGTAGGCCCTTCTTAGCATacagcagcatcccctggtAAATAGGCAAAGTATGCAAAGATAATGAGTATGTGGAGACACCTGAGGAAGGTGGCAGTTCATGTTCCTCTCCAGCCCACCAGCCAGAGCATGGACTGGCAAGTAGAAAGCTCCCCACAAGCTCTCAGCATTGTTAAGGGCCCTGCTGGGGTGTTTGGGCAAGGGGTTCACTGGAAATCTGTGTTTCACCCTGGCTCGGGTGCTGCCCCTCAGACACCTTATGGAGAACTGGGATGGTGATGGGGTggagggggcagagcagcagtgtggtgGGAGAGTGTTGGCAGTGCCCTTGACAGTGGTGCAGATAAGAAGCTGTTTGAGGTGAAGCGCAAGGACCAGATGAATGCTCTGAAGAACTTGATTGAGCTGAATGACGTCAACCAGCAGTACAAAATCATTGACATCATGCTCAAGGGACTCTTCAAAGTAAGCCACAGTGCAGGCTGCACTCTGAGCCCACAAGGGTGGGCAGAAATGAGAAGGGCTGGGGGCTTCTGTGGAGGGTGTAGCAGGTGAGCTTTAGGGcctgaagggagggtgtcaTGGGGTTTCAAAGTGggggagctgtggcagcacctccagggtagagggcagggctggcaggacagggcagtAACCAAGGGCTCTGGCAGGTGCTGGAGGACTCCCGTGCTGTGCTCATCGCTGCCGATGTGCCTCCTGATGGGCCCTTCCCTCAGGATGAGAAGATAAAGGATGGTAGGTCCTCTCTGGTTTTTACCCCCCTCTTTTTTCTGGTGCTCTGGTGCACCACAGACATTCTTAGGGGATCAGTGCTGGGGTAGGTACAAAACCCCTGTGTATCCAGACCAGACCtgggctgctccctggctgctccctctccctggGGACCCTATTGCTGCCTCTCTGACCAGTTCATACTGTGGAGCCTACTGGTTTgccctcagcctgtgctgatggggctggtggctgtccccacagcatACTCCCACGTGGTGGAGAACACCGCTTTCTTCGGGGACGTCGTCCTGCGCTTCCCCAAGATTGTGCACCACTACTTCGACCGCAACTCCAACTGGAACAGCCTCATCCGCTGGGGCATCGGCTTCTGCAACCTGACGGGTGTGTTCGAGCAGGGGCCCCACTCCCAGGTCCTGCGGCTGGTACGGCTCTTCCTCCCCTCTGCCATGGCCCCTCTCTGCTGCTAGGCTGGGGGAGTGAGGGTTTTGGTGTTGAAGGAAGGCAAGGCCCCCCATGTCTGGGGGCTGTCCTTGAGCTGAGGGCTGGGGGAAGAGCATAGAGCATAGATGGGAGTGGTGGGAGAGAAGGGGACCCTGCTCACACAGTTGGGGGATGCGAGTGGAAGGCACCACTCCCCAGTGAGGTCTCCCTTTCATTCTGCAGATGGCTCAGGAGCTAGGAATCAGTGAGAAATCTCCCGATTATCGCAATCCCTTTAAAACGGACCAGTCAGAGGTAAGATGGCAATGCTGCTAGTTTGTCTCATGGGCTTCCACATCCATGTTGCAGCTCCAGGCATCTGAGTGGGGAATGGAATGGGTAGCTTGTGGGAAATGGCCAAAAGTCCCTGTCACTGAATAAGCATATCTGAAATGCAAACACTGAATTCCCCATCTGTGGTCTACTTTGGGCACCTGGTGccctctcttcctttctgtaGCCACCTGCCTTGTGGTCACACTCTGCCTTGTGCTGCATCTGTGCTCCAAGCTCCCTGGACTGCGAGGCTTGTGTGTTGGCTTTGGTGGGTTTGGAGGGGTTGTGCCTGAGGGGCTCTGGGCGCTCCCCCATGCTGACCCCTTGCTGTCAACCCACAGTTTTTCCCCAGTGCTGACACCTTTCAGAAGGCGCTGCGGGatgaggagaagaggaggaagaaggaagagaagcgGAAGGAGATCCGCAAGGGCCCACGCATCTCCCGCTCACAGTCGGAGCTGTAGCATGCTGGGACTTGGTGCCTTGCAGTGGGGGTGACACCACTGGGACACAGAGTGGCACACTCCCTTCTCGGCAGCCTTGGGCCGGTGCCTGGCCATTCCCTTTCCATTTGtgctgtgggttttgttttgttgcctTTCGTTCTTGTTCAGTGGAGGTtggctggtggtgctggtgggtTGCCCCAAAGGGGCTAAATTGGGATACCCTTTCCACAGAGGTAAAGCACAGACGTGACAGCACCAGGGCCGTCCGCTGGTCAGGGTGTTGGATGCCTGTGGGGAAGTAAGGGACACACCTCTGATGGAGCCCAGGCATCCTTCCTTACTGCAGCACACCCCACGCTGAACGTGCCTCCTCCAGCACGGGTGGGCTGGGAGATGTGTCACACCAAACAGCCTCATGAGCAATGCTGCTTctctcagttttgcttttcGTTTTGTTGAACGGGTGATCTCATTGGCACCCCCCACTGGTTTCTACCTGGTCTCTGCACAGCTGCTACCTCTGCCAGATCAGACCTCCCTTTTTCCCAGTGGCTGTTTCACCGAGCAGCACGCCTTTTATTGTCCAGACATAATTGAAAATGCCGATGGCAGCTGTTCCTGGCCGATGGCATCCCGTGGCCACCACAGGTCATTCCCGAACACAGGCAAATGCCCGGTGAATTTTTGGACAGGAGGAATTTCAGTACTTGGCCTCTTTGTATCCAGTGGGTTGCTGTAGTGCATGCAGTGCTGATGCTGAAGATGCTGGGGAGCCAGTCCTGAGCCTCTGAGAGcttgtcctgcagcccctgctccatcccttgtcTCCGGAGCTCATACTCTCTAAATGAGTCCCGAAGCCCCTTGTCAGGAGACAGCCAGACGAGGGCATGAAGTGGTCGCAGGGCCGAAGTAGGGAGGGAGCCAACCGAGGGGCTGCGACCCTCCACCCGTGGGGGAGAGGTGAGGGGCTGGCCCCAGCACCCGGCACGGCCACGCTGTGATTCCTGCCCTGTGCCGATGGCCGCgcaccagagcagctccttccccgAGGAGCGGCTGCTCTGTGCCGCCTGGCGGCATCGCAGCTTTTGAGGAAAGGGAAACGTCCTCAATTTTTTAATAGCAGAGCCAAGTTCCCTCCAGTGGGGGGAAGGGGCGGCAATGGGCGCATTTGGTTGTTCTTGAATAAAATtgactttgttattttttttttaagtagaagAATCCTGGCTCTTGCTCCCGTTGCTGGAGGGAGCGGGTGTGCGCCAGAGAGCGTCGAGGCGGCCCCTCAGGAGGTGAGGGTCCGTGGGCGCTGCGGAGGGAAGGACAAACCCCGTGCCCATGCTCTATCCACCGCCGCCTTTCCGCCGCGCGTCTCGGCGGCATCCCgggccgcgctccccgccccggccgcgTTTCCCGTGGGCGGCGGTGCCGCTCCCACACGCGCGGCGGCGCCGCCCCCTCATGAATATTGGCGgcgcgcgggcggggcgggctATGCTAATGGCAGCTGCTGATCGCTGACGCGCCATCACACCAcgcgccgccgcggccgcccATTGGCCGGGCCCGACCTGGTCTCATTGACAACAAACCGCGGGGGGCGCgcgcgccggggccgcgggggcggggccgcgggccgGCCCAAGATGGCGCGGGGTCGGCGGCGCCCGCCGGCAGCGGCAGCAACCTCCGCCTGAGcgcccggggcggcggcgggcccTGCGCCATGGAGGGCGGCGAGCTGGCCGCCGAGAGCATGGACACCCTGACTGAGCTGGGCGACGAGCTCACCCTGGGCGACATCGACGGTAGGCGCCGCGGGAAGGAGCGGGGGGGTGGGGTGGAGGCGGCGCGCGTGGGCTCCCCACGCGTGTTCGATGGAGCGCTCGGGTCTCGCTTCGGCTGCTGGGGTAGGAGGCGTGGGTGGGTGGTCCTTGGATCATGCTTCTAGAGTGCTCGGGATGGGTGCACTTCCCACGCGGCGCTGGATTCCCCCATCCCgggtgggcacagggcagcGCTCGCCTGGCGTGTCTGTCCTGCCCGGGCAGCGCTGCTGGGCCACTTTCGTGGGGCTGCCGCACGCCTGGAGCCGAGGCCGTAGCCGCAGGAAGGCGGTGGGGATGTGAGGGAACGAGCCCAGCCTTCCCCCGGTGGAAGTGCTGACCGTGTCCCCCGCTCCTACCGCACCCCGCGGGGCAAGCGGCGCTCCCACGTTCCGCTCGTGTTTCTCGTGGCTCTCTTAAAGGAGGTGCTGAAccatggctgcagctgtgccatcACCAGTGCCCGTGGGAGGCCGAGCTTCCAAGCCCTCCTGCATCAAAAGAGCTCTTACTGCttaaatttcccatttcccctgtCATCCTAAAACTTTACTGCATCGCTGGCACAGCTCAGACCTGTGAGAAAACCCGTTTTCCATCGAAGTGCAGCAAAATGAAGCGCCTGCGTGTGACGCctattttatgtatatttttggTGACACCAAGAAGCTCCTGTAAACCCTatttaaaatgacatttctcGGTGTGGTCTGTGCTGTAGGCTGGTGACGAGCTCCTGCCTtagctcactgctctgctgggctgtaaTCCCAAACAAGCTCAGTTTTGGCAGTGTCCAAAATATCCTTGTTTAGCAGCTGGGAGATAAAATGTTACCAACACTTTTAGATTTCTACTTGACACTGATTGGCCACGTAGCTTGAGGCAAAATTTATGCTCCTTTTTTCGTTTTGTCATAAAAGAAGAATGTATCTTATGAGAGTGCAACGGGCTTAGTTATTGCTCATAAAGTTTGATAGTGCGCATTGAAGGTGGTGTTTGCTGTTGTTTAAGCACCACGTAATTAGTTCTCAGGTTCCACACGGAAACTGAGACGAATTGATGAACCCAGCAATGGCTCTGAACCGAGGTGTGCCCTGGGAGGTGTGATTCAGAGCGATGAGTAACTTAGGAAAACGAGCTTCactttcctcccctcctccaggGGTGGATTttcctggggaaggcagggggAAAATACATGACaatcctgggttttttttgtgctcCAGCATGGATTTATCTCAGGGTTTGAAATTTTGCAAGGATTTTCACTTGGTTTTTAAGGGGCTCCTCGCTGCCTGTTGCGTGGATTTTAATTCTGTGTGCTGGATGTGCTCTGGGATGTCAGTGCTCACTGGGTTCATACTTCAAGGAAGGGCACAAGGGTGGCCAGGGTGCCCCAGTGCTGACCCCAAATTCTCTGCCTCTTGCCCCAGCACAAGCTCCTCCACCAGCCGTGGGCATcttcctgctggcagggcactgctgggtgaCATCAGAGAATGAGGTTTGAGTTGGTTGGAGGTCGAAGCACATCAGGGTTGAGGACAGAGAGGTTGTTTCTGTTGAGGTTGggatctctgctgctttctgtttctcagagcacagcatctccagaagcgtgaggaggagcagcctctgTGCTGGAGAGTTGAGCCACTGCCTGGGAGAGGCAGCTGAAGCCCAGCCCTTGCCTTTCTGCCAGGTATTCAGGCCCTAGGCTGATGGAAGTGGCAGAAGCCTTTGGTGGgctcagttttggttttgtaatACCTTGTTGACATTTTTTTACTCTTGGGttgggctgggattttttttctgcagtaagGTCACCCTGCAGGGTGCAGGTGCTCTGGTGACACCGGGTTTATCACTGATGGCTCCAGAAGCACCTGAGGTTTCTCACAGTCAGTGTAGACATTCTGGGTAGGTGAAAgccttttaaaaagcagagatttaGATTTTGGGTGTTGGCTGTTTctcttgcttttaatttttttgtgtgttgttATTAGGAAAGCTCTTGAGCCCTTGGAAGGAGGTGGGTTTGATCCCCTGGCTGTCttaattcttaaaatttaaGGTTTACACTTCTTGCATTTAGTCAAAGTTAAGTCTGTCATAAAGATGTGATTTAATCTGTGAGAGCAGGagtagtttttaaaataaggtaTTAAATCTGCTTCATTGAATTCAACATTCTTTAAAACACAGTGCTTGAAATCTTGTTCTTTTGCTGACATTTATTCTCCCAGAGCAAATCTCATCTGATTTATGTTTATTCAGTACTTGGAGTTGTGCTGTCTGATAGTGAAATAGGAATACCATCAAATGCAGAGTTTGGGAAGTAGTTTGGATTATCAGCTTTATCATAGTGAGGGTTGTTTGGGGTGGTCTTAGCTGAAGTCAGTTAGAGTGTGAAAAGCTGTTTAATACCCACCTAGATACTATCTTGAAACAGCCCTCCTTGCTCTGCCCATGTTTTGTGGAAGCCAGTTAAGGCTTCCCTTAATCCCTTTCATTTCTCTAGTGAAGAGTGGAGACAAGGGTTTGTTTGGTCCAGCTGGCCCCCGAGGGTGGCTGCTGCCCCATGCTGGGCGAGCTGTGCGTCCCCACTCGGCGTCAGGTTAAGAACAGGTCAGGAGGACACATCTCCTCCCAGGCTTCTCCCTCCAACAGACTCTAGTTCTTGAGAGCAGTGGTCATGGCCAGTGTTTAAATGTGTGTCAGGGTGTGGAGGGATTGCTATCAAAAGGGAAGAGTAGTAGCATCACAGAAATATGTCGAAATGTGTGTTGAGGGAGCAAGAGGCTTGGAGGAGGATTCATccctttgctttgtttcagaCAAAGGAGTGTCAGGCAAATTAATTGGCTAATGTGTGGGTGGCATTTCAGAGAGCTGAGCAAATTAATAGCCCTCTTATTGCTGGGACATAATCCATGGAAACTTCTTGTTAAAAGTTTACTGCTTCAAACCTACTTCATAAATCACAGCAGTGACATGCTTTGGGGTTTGTGAATGAGAAAGGTCCTGCTGTAAGGAATCCTTTGCCATATTTTTTCGTATAAATCAGAAATCTATTTTTTGCTTCCTGAAcccatatttattattttttaataatctctCTTGGGTTTGTGGGttccctcttttcctgtttccagaaaaaaacaaactggacTTTCAGAAAACCATGTAAGAGCCAGTGCAGCATGGGCAGGTCCTGAGGTGGGGAAGAATGTCTGATTCCTCACACCACTGCCTGCACACAGATCAAGGAAAGCATTCATATGTCTTAAGGTGCCTAATTGGATTAAATTGAATTAGATGGAGGAAAGAGGAAGCTCTGCTTATGAACAATGATTTCTTTGTTGTGAAATGTTCACCTCTGGGGGGAAGGCCTATATTGTTGCAGTAGGATCCTCCATCCTGGAGAAGATGGGATGGAGAGAACCCGTTGTAATTGCAAGCagaaaaccaacagaaaaagtAACTCTGATGTTTTAAACACATGCATGGGTTTATCCTGCTACAGTTTTATAAAGTGgtgttttgtttcatgttttttccccaatttttgTTATGCTTGTAAgtaaaagaaagataaaatgaaTTCTTATCCTgtctcttctttttccaaatactCAGTGGGGCAGTACAGATAGGGGACTTGAAAGCTCCCAAAAGTTAGGTGAGAGAATTGGAGAGGAGGGGCTTGGTTTCTTCCTTCTGCAAGGGTTAGGACTGAAGGAATGATGGAACGAGACTCtaatattttgaatatatatTGGAGATGGCTTTAAGTTCTAGTCTGGAAAAGTGTTGTAGGAAGGTCTTACTTTTtgccctgaacagcagcagcatgttCCTGGCCAACAGCTGGCCATGTCCTGATCTCTCTCTGGAGATGATGCATTGGTGTGATGTTCTCTGAAGGTTTGAAGGACCCAGAGCTCCcttctgtgcacacacaccaTAACTGCATGATGTAAATGCTAGATGTCAAAGTATGCAGGTGACCAAATAGTGTTGAACgaattttgttctgtttcacagagatgctgcagttTGTCAGTAACCAGGCAGGAGACTTTCCAGACCTGTTTTCGGATCCCTTGTGCAGCACCTTCCAGGGCAGCAGcggcactggcagcagcagtgggaccCTGGAGCCGCAGCTGCAGCGGCCCTACAGCCAGGTGCAGCTCCAAAgcttccctccagcccctgcatccccccagctgcagagcctgcccgtgaaagcagcacagagcacccctccagcccctccgCGCTCGgcccctgtcctgcagccacGGCCCTCCGTGcagcctcagctccagcagcaggctgtCATGATCACACCAAccttcagctctgctccccagacCAGGATTATCCAGCAGCCTGTCATCTACCAGAATGCAGCCACAA
Coding sequences:
- the CCDC134 gene encoding coiled-coil domain-containing protein 134 isoform X2, whose product is MDFLIICPFLLALLLSQGSFTDLEKQRVDSGLEIYKKLFEVKRKDQMNALKNLIELNDVNQQYKIIDIMLKGLFKVLEDSRAVLIAADVPPDGPFPQDEKIKDAYSHVVENTAFFGDVVLRFPKIVHHYFDRNSNWNSLIRWGIGFCNLTGVFEQGPHSQVLRLMAQELGISEKSPDYRNPFKTDQSEFFPSADTFQKALRDEEKRRKKEEKRKEIRKGPRISRSQSEL
- the CCDC134 gene encoding coiled-coil domain-containing protein 134 isoform X1 — encoded protein: MSGAGSATQRSSLDPGLKGCAQGSACLAACSPRSSPRGSWELPGPPRVRILPCAACYVRLTWLRAAEANMDFLIICPFLLALLLSQGSFTDLEKQRVDSGLEIYKKLFEVKRKDQMNALKNLIELNDVNQQYKIIDIMLKGLFKVLEDSRAVLIAADVPPDGPFPQDEKIKDAYSHVVENTAFFGDVVLRFPKIVHHYFDRNSNWNSLIRWGIGFCNLTGVFEQGPHSQVLRLMAQELGISEKSPDYRNPFKTDQSEFFPSADTFQKALRDEEKRRKKEEKRKEIRKGPRISRSQSEL